The following coding sequences lie in one Panicum virgatum strain AP13 chromosome 6N, P.virgatum_v5, whole genome shotgun sequence genomic window:
- the LOC120678578 gene encoding transmembrane 9 superfamily member 9-like — MAPPAWAVAIAALCLAALAPPATGFYLPGVAPNDFEKKDRLLVKVNKLTSIKTQLPYSYYSLPFCKPDTIVDSAENLGEVLRGDRIENSPYTFEMREPQMCQIVCKISVREKEEKLLKEKIEDEYRVNMILDNLPLVVPIQRMDREDAYFYQHGFHVGAKGKYLGSKDEKYFIHNHLSFTVKCHRDQQRDVSRIVAFEVKPYSVKHEYEGKWNDKKTRLTTCDPHAQRVITSSESPQEVEVGKDIIFTYDVDFKESDIKWASRWDSYLLMTDDQIHWFSIVNSLMIVLFLSGMVAMIMLRTLYRDISKYNQLETQEEAQEETGWKLVHGDAFRPPSNSDLLCVYVGTGVQFFGMLLVTMVFAVLGFLSPSNRGGLMTAMLLLWVFMGLLAGYSSSRLYKLFKGSEWKNIALRTAFTFPGSVFAIFFFLNALIWGQKSSGAVPFTTMFALVLLWFGISVPLVFVGSFLGFKKPTIEDPVKTNKIPRQIPEQAWYMNPIFSILIGGILPFGAVFIELFFILTSIWLQQFYYIFGFLFLVFLILIVTCAEISIVLCYFQLCSEDYLWWWRSYLTSGSSALYLFLYATFYFFTKLEITKFVSAVLYFGYMLIASYAFFALTGTIGFYACFLFTRLIYSSVKIE; from the exons atggcgccgccggcgtgggccgtcgccatcgccgcactctgcctcgccgcgctcgcgccgcccgccacggGCTTCTACCTCCCCGGCGTCGCGCCCAACGACTTCGAGAAG AAAGATCGTCTCCTCGTGAAAGTCAACAAGCTGACTTCAATCAAGACCCAACTGCCCTACTCCTACTATTCTCTCCCGTTCTGCAAGCCCGATACAATAGTTGACAGTGCTGAAAACCTTGGTGAAGTTCTTCGCGGTGACCGCATTGAGAACTCTCCATATACG TTTGAAATGAGGGAGCCTCAGATGTGTCAAATCGTTTGCAAGATTTCTGTCAGGGAGAAAGAGGAAAAGCTTCTCAAGGAAAAGATTGAAGATGAGTACCGCGTCAACAT GATTCTTGACAACCTACCTCTAGTTGTTCCTATTCAAAGAATGGATCGAGAAGATGCTTATTTCTATCAACATGGATTCCATGTTGGAGCTAAAGGAAAATACTTGGGG AGCAAGGATGAAAAGTACTTCATCCACAACCATTTGTCCTTTACAGTGAAATGTCACAGGGATCAGCAAAGGGATGTTTCCAGGATTGTGGCCTTTGAAGTGAAACCATACAG TGTTAAGCATGAATATGAAGGGAAGTGGAATGATAAGAAGACCCGCCTGACAACATGTGATCCTCATGCTCAACGTGTTATTACATCATCCGAATCTCCTCAGGAGGTTGAAGTTGGCAAGGACATAATATTTACTTATGATGTGGATTTCAAG GAGAGTGATATCAAGTGGGCATCTCGGTGGGACAGCTATTTGCTAATGACAGATGATCAGATCCACTGGTTCTCCATTGTGAATTCTCTCATGATCGTTCTCTTTCTTTCTGGAATGGTTGCAATGATCATGCTCCGTACCCTTTACCGGGATATTTCCAAATATAACCAGCTTGAGACTCAGGAAGAGGCCCAAGAAGAGACTGGATGGAAGCTAGTACATGGTGATGCTTTCAGGCCTCCATCAAACTCTGACTTGCTCTGTGTCTATGTTGGCACCGGTGTCCAGTTCTTTGGCATGCTGCTTGTCACCATGGTATTTGCGGTTCTTGGCTTCCTTTCTCCATCAAATAGGGGTGGACTAATGACAGCTATGCTCCTGCTGTGGGTATTCATGGGCCTGCTTGCTGGCTACTCTTCTTCACGTCTCTACAAGTTGTTCAAGGGCTCAGAATGGAAGAACATTGCCTTGAGGACAGCCTTCACTTTCCCTGGCAGCGTGTTtgctattttcttcttcttgaatgcTCTTATCTGGGGGCAGAAGTCCTCAGGTGCTGTACCATTCACTACCATGTTTGCTCTTGTCCTCCTTTGGTTCGGTATCTCAGTGCCATTGGTTTTTGTTGGAAGCTTCCTTGGCTTCAAGAAACCTACCATTGAAGATCCTGTGAAGACAAACAAGATACCGAGACAGATCCCTGAGCAGGCCTGGTACATGAACCCGATATTTTCAATTTTGATCGGAGGGATCCTTCCCTTTGGAGCTGTGTTCATTgagctcttcttcattcttacGTCCATCTGGCTGCAACAGTTCTACTACATCTTTGGGTTTCTCTTCCTCGTCTTCCTGATCCTTATTGTCACATGTGCTGAGATCTCAATTGTGCTCTGCTACTTCCAGCTCTGCAGTGAGGATTACTTGTGGTGGTGGAGGTCATACTTGACATCAGGTTCCTCTGCTCTTTACCTGTTCTTGTATGCAACCTTCTATTTCTTCACAAAGCTAGAGATCACCAAGTTTGTCTCTGCCGTTCTGTACTTTGGCTACATGCTCATTGCCTCCTATGCCTTCTTTGCCTTGACTGGCACAATCGGGTTCTATGCTTGCTTCCTGTTCACAAGGCTGATTTACTCTTCTGTCAAGATTGAATAA